The following are encoded together in the Gemmatimonadaceae bacterium genome:
- a CDS encoding PaaI family thioesterase, producing MSEHFRRLERMYHAAPINEYFAPKLHIPEAGVAELRLTVRPDFHHAAHAAHGAVYFKALDDATFFAANSLVDDVFVLTVSFNLYLTRPVSEGEVIARGRVVSRSKRLYLAEGVLEDARGREIARGSGAFMPSTMALADLGHYR from the coding sequence ATGTCCGAGCACTTTCGACGGCTCGAGCGGATGTATCACGCGGCTCCGATCAACGAGTACTTTGCGCCAAAACTGCACATCCCGGAAGCCGGCGTCGCCGAGCTGCGTTTAACGGTTCGTCCGGATTTCCATCACGCGGCTCATGCCGCGCATGGAGCTGTGTACTTCAAGGCGCTCGACGACGCGACGTTCTTCGCGGCGAACTCGCTCGTCGACGATGTCTTTGTGCTCACGGTGTCGTTCAATCTCTATCTCACTCGCCCGGTGAGCGAGGGTGAGGTGATCGCCCGCGGTCGCGTGGTGTCGCGGTCGAAGCGGTTATATCTCGCCGAGGGCGTGCTCGAGGACGCACGGGGACGCGAGATCGCGCGCGGGAGCGGCGCGTTCATGCCGAGTACGATGGCGTTGGCGGATCTCGGTCACTACCGCTAG
- a CDS encoding Spy/CpxP family protein refolding chaperone, protein MRKTTMAMALGLALSLGSVGVASAQSTQQPQRVEHEGRGMRRGPGQQLLKGINLTASQKAKLKSMRESEKNNPGNEQFRKAMADARAARQRGDTAAARAQMQALRPQMEQARERQVAGIRSILTADQQKQFDANLAAWKQHASQRRAGSEAGRSGRNAGSHNDR, encoded by the coding sequence ATGCGGAAGACAACGATGGCCATGGCCCTAGGCCTGGCCCTTTCTCTCGGTTCCGTCGGGGTCGCTTCGGCCCAATCGACGCAGCAGCCCCAACGGGTCGAGCACGAAGGACGCGGCATGAGGCGCGGGCCCGGCCAGCAACTGCTGAAGGGTATCAACCTCACCGCGAGCCAGAAGGCGAAGCTCAAGTCGATGCGGGAGAGTGAAAAGAACAATCCCGGCAACGAACAGTTCCGAAAGGCCATGGCCGACGCGCGTGCCGCGCGCCAGCGTGGCGACACGGCTGCCGCGCGGGCGCAGATGCAGGCGCTAAGGCCGCAAATGGAGCAGGCGCGTGAACGTCAGGTCGCGGGGATCCGTTCGATTCTCACGGCGGACCAGCAAAAGCAGTTTGACGCGAACCTCGCCGCGTGGAAACAGCACGCCTCGCAGCGCCGAGCGGGCTCGGAAGCCGGTCGTAGCGGCCGCAACGCGGGGTCGCATAACGATCGATGA
- a CDS encoding FHA domain-containing protein, with the protein MPYLSFDSEYCELRFGANLLGGRGEGSVLLSVLALLPPTALILVGTDGRTTIRRLPSRFPVRVDGEILGSASMELLDNSHLEVGEHRLIFNLSVDTPAANGAHEVSGGSSPTAGAAGRPSSEHPIPDIDPNDLSPWLLREMRTGRTVAVPRAGMLIGRSEDCHLVVTGRGVSRKHALIEPYATGFAISDLSANGTLVNRIRSREHQALAAGDILRIGDEDYRVENGSATRPPHVESQRATEFVPTVAAPVDDERPEQLASLEVSRGALRGTYYSIERAVCAIGSSRANDLRLADPSVAPSHATLLLKGETWYVTDLRSRHGTFVNGYRVATERALAHGCTLTVGHVTLVFRAKRSIPALEPEQPEGWFTRFVNFLRAS; encoded by the coding sequence ATGCCGTACCTTTCGTTCGACAGCGAGTACTGCGAGCTTCGCTTTGGCGCCAACCTCCTTGGTGGCCGCGGCGAGGGCAGCGTGTTGCTGTCGGTACTGGCACTGCTTCCGCCGACAGCGCTGATCCTCGTCGGCACCGACGGGCGCACGACGATCCGGCGACTTCCGTCGCGTTTCCCGGTTCGCGTCGATGGTGAAATCCTCGGCTCCGCCTCGATGGAATTGTTAGATAATTCGCATCTCGAGGTGGGCGAACACCGCCTGATCTTCAATCTGTCGGTCGACACGCCGGCCGCGAACGGCGCGCACGAGGTCTCGGGCGGCTCGTCGCCGACGGCTGGCGCGGCGGGCCGTCCCAGCTCGGAGCATCCGATTCCAGATATCGACCCTAACGACTTGTCTCCCTGGTTGCTGAGGGAAATGCGAACGGGGCGTACGGTCGCGGTGCCGCGCGCGGGAATGTTGATCGGGCGAAGCGAGGACTGTCACCTCGTCGTGACTGGTCGCGGCGTCTCGCGCAAGCACGCGCTCATCGAGCCGTACGCCACCGGCTTCGCGATCTCGGATTTGAGCGCGAATGGCACGCTCGTCAACCGGATCCGATCTCGCGAGCATCAGGCCCTCGCCGCCGGTGACATCCTGCGGATCGGTGATGAGGATTATCGAGTCGAGAATGGGAGCGCGACGCGACCGCCCCACGTGGAGAGCCAGCGCGCGACGGAGTTTGTACCGACCGTGGCGGCGCCGGTGGACGACGAGCGCCCCGAACAGCTCGCTTCACTGGAAGTGTCGCGCGGCGCCCTGCGTGGCACGTACTACTCGATCGAACGGGCCGTCTGCGCGATTGGTAGCTCGCGCGCGAACGATCTGCGGCTTGCCGATCCGAGCGTCGCTCCATCACACGCCACTCTTCTGCTCAAGGGTGAGACGTGGTACGTGACGGATCTCCGGTCGCGTCACGGAACGTTCGTAAATGGCTACCGCGTCGCGACCGAGCGGGCGCTCGCCCATGGATGCACGCTCACCGTGGGACACGTGACGCTGGTGTTCCGGGCGAAGAGAAGCATCCCGGCGCTCGAGCCAGAGCAGCCAGAGGGTTGGTTCACACGCTTCGTGAACTTCCTGCGGGCGAGCTGA
- a CDS encoding M13 family metallopeptidase, which produces MFVQGFHSSYRVLCRAVGLLAMITSVSQGQRQMAAPRLDQQLAPLRVIDATMIDTASKACSDFFQFANGAWLAHDTIPAAYSSSGVGRDMADRNELVVRSVLDEARAKRASPSTNSTQRKLGTFYASCMDSLGAEAKGATTLRPMLSRIDGITTRAQLLAQIAEAQINGGNAVFAYAPSADPHDAAHYMVWLFQSGLGLPDRDYYTDQGPSADSLRTAYVDHIAKILRLAGEEAGAAGGDAVRIMALETELAKASTRRVDLRDPAATDHPMTLAQLEALTPNVDWPAYFRTIGLTASVAKVNVANPDFVKRASELIESTPLADWRAYLRFHALSPVSPWLSGPFVNEDFAFNSHFTGAKELLPRWKRCARETDRLMGEALGQAYVTRTFPPEARAKARAVIDDIRAAFHERLLHLSWMSDSTRAQALDKLASMSEKVGYPDRWRDYSRLVVGEGAFALNVQRASAFEWRRVVNRPGLPVDKTEWEMTVPTVNAYYDATVNEMVFPAGALVPQTFDPAADDAANYGSLGGSWAGHELTHGFDDAGRHYDAAGNLRDWWLPADSVHFSEQAALVVQQYNSYIQVDTFHVNGRLTLGEDIADYGGVLTGFDAVRRALERNGRPGLIDGFTPEQRYFLAYAQSYRQHTRPAALRTRVTVDPHAPEQWRVNAPLSNMSEFAGAFHCKPGDPMVRPPEGVPHIW; this is translated from the coding sequence ATGTTCGTGCAAGGATTCCACAGTTCATATCGAGTGCTCTGCCGTGCGGTCGGCTTGCTCGCGATGATCACCAGTGTGAGTCAAGGGCAGCGCCAGATGGCGGCACCGCGACTCGACCAGCAGCTCGCGCCCTTACGTGTAATCGACGCGACGATGATCGACACTGCGTCGAAGGCGTGCAGCGACTTTTTTCAATTCGCGAACGGCGCCTGGCTTGCTCATGACACGATCCCCGCCGCCTACTCGTCCTCCGGTGTCGGTCGGGACATGGCGGATCGGAACGAGCTCGTCGTTCGATCCGTGCTCGACGAAGCGAGGGCGAAGCGCGCCTCGCCCTCGACGAACAGCACCCAGCGCAAGCTCGGCACTTTTTACGCGTCGTGCATGGACTCGCTCGGCGCGGAAGCGAAGGGGGCAACGACGCTCCGTCCAATGCTCTCCCGCATCGACGGCATAACGACACGCGCGCAGCTCCTGGCGCAGATCGCCGAGGCACAGATCAACGGCGGCAATGCAGTCTTCGCGTACGCGCCATCGGCGGACCCGCACGACGCAGCGCACTATATGGTGTGGCTCTTCCAGTCGGGACTCGGGCTGCCCGATCGCGACTATTACACCGATCAGGGCCCGTCCGCGGATTCGCTCCGTACCGCCTATGTCGATCACATCGCGAAGATCCTGAGGCTCGCCGGGGAAGAGGCGGGCGCGGCCGGTGGCGATGCGGTGCGGATCATGGCGCTCGAGACGGAACTGGCGAAAGCATCTACGCGTCGCGTCGATCTGCGCGATCCGGCAGCGACGGACCATCCCATGACGCTCGCGCAGCTCGAGGCGCTGACACCTAACGTCGATTGGCCAGCGTACTTTCGAACGATCGGGCTCACAGCGTCCGTCGCGAAGGTCAACGTCGCGAATCCGGACTTCGTCAAGCGCGCGAGCGAGCTGATCGAGTCGACGCCGCTTGCGGATTGGCGCGCCTATCTTCGCTTCCATGCGCTGTCGCCGGTGTCGCCCTGGCTCAGCGGTCCTTTCGTCAACGAGGATTTCGCGTTCAACTCGCACTTCACCGGCGCGAAGGAACTTCTGCCGCGCTGGAAGCGCTGCGCGCGCGAGACAGATCGACTGATGGGTGAAGCCCTTGGCCAGGCGTACGTGACGCGGACCTTTCCGCCCGAGGCGCGCGCCAAGGCACGCGCGGTCATCGACGACATCCGGGCCGCGTTCCATGAGCGTTTGCTACACCTCAGCTGGATGTCGGACTCGACTCGCGCGCAGGCGCTCGACAAGCTCGCGAGCATGTCGGAGAAGGTCGGGTATCCGGATCGATGGCGCGATTATTCACGACTCGTCGTCGGCGAAGGCGCCTTCGCGCTCAACGTGCAGCGCGCGAGCGCGTTCGAGTGGCGGCGCGTCGTCAATCGCCCGGGGCTTCCGGTCGACAAAACCGAATGGGAGATGACCGTGCCGACCGTCAACGCGTACTACGACGCCACGGTGAACGAGATGGTGTTCCCGGCAGGAGCACTGGTACCGCAGACCTTCGATCCTGCCGCCGACGATGCGGCCAACTACGGCTCGCTCGGCGGCAGCTGGGCGGGTCACGAGCTGACGCACGGCTTCGACGACGCGGGTCGTCACTATGATGCTGCAGGCAACCTGCGCGACTGGTGGCTCCCGGCGGACTCCGTGCACTTCTCCGAGCAGGCGGCGCTCGTGGTTCAGCAGTACAACAGCTACATCCAGGTCGACACGTTCCATGTGAATGGCCGGCTCACGTTAGGCGAAGATATCGCGGACTACGGCGGCGTGCTGACGGGATTCGACGCTGTGAGACGCGCGCTGGAGCGCAACGGGCGTCCTGGGCTCATCGACGGTTTTACGCCCGAGCAGCGGTACTTTCTGGCTTATGCCCAGAGCTATCGCCAGCACACCCGCCCGGCGGCGCTTCGTACGAGGGTAACGGTCGATCCACATGCGCCGGAACAGTGGCGTGTGAACGCTCCGCTATCGAACATGTCCGAATTCGCGGGGGCGTTTCATTGCAAGCCTGGGGATCCGATGGTGAGGCCACCCGAAGGGGTACCTCATATCTGGTAA
- a CDS encoding DUF5916 domain-containing protein has protein sequence MLLPLLGLYQTLTGAPVSSGATYSGRALAMHARAPRLESDVRIDGVLDEPVWASASRLTDFSEFSPKDGLPAEDSTEVLVWYSPTAIYFGVRAYEPHGGRAAVRATLADRDKITTDDQIQIILGTFGDGRQALVFGVNPLGVQMDGTIVEQGLSRSQGFIVSSAGREAPDLNPDYVYQSKGRLTDFGYEVEIRIPFKSLRYQTADVQSWRLQVVREVQHSGHEQTWTPANRAGASFLAQSGTIDGLTNLRRGLVLDINPEITQHTLGAETPDERWAYAAERPVVGGNVRWGATENITLNSTFHPDFSQIEADAGQFVFDPRASLFFAEKRPFFLDGIEQFNTPNQLIYTRRIVQPVAAGKLTGKEGGTDIAFLSAVDDRSSSISGLDNPVFNILRLQRGLGPASRIGLTYTDKVDGANSNRVADLDSRLVFAKVWSLQAQAAGSRTHTAATDVTADAPLWNTTLSRTGRSYSARYTFSGISDRFVAGSGFISRSNVAHIGEDQQFTWYGRPGALVESFTFDQFNDFTWQYAKLFNHGDAIEKKFHFSTGAALRGGWRAGASVYWETFGFDTALYGNYYYEQTLNGRVDTVKFAGVSRIPNRDYVLNFGTPTWNTFSASLLLIFGQDENFFEWAQADILYESWTMAWRPTQKLRVDGTYQLQGYVRRSDQSTVQIGRIPRLKVEYQLSRAVFVRVVGEYDSSKQAALRDETRTFGPIILRQPDGSFEPALAFASNRLRADWLFSYQPNPGTVLFAGYGSTLTEPDALRFRALDRTSDSFFVKLTYLFRL, from the coding sequence GTGCTCTTACCCCTCCTCGGCCTCTATCAGACGCTCACCGGCGCGCCGGTATCCTCGGGCGCGACCTATAGCGGACGAGCGCTCGCGATGCATGCGCGTGCTCCCCGTCTCGAGTCCGACGTGCGCATCGACGGCGTGCTCGACGAGCCCGTCTGGGCAAGCGCATCGCGTCTCACCGATTTCTCGGAGTTTTCGCCGAAAGACGGACTCCCCGCCGAGGACTCGACCGAGGTGCTCGTCTGGTACTCGCCGACCGCCATCTACTTCGGCGTACGCGCGTACGAGCCTCACGGCGGACGCGCCGCCGTTCGGGCGACGCTCGCGGATCGCGACAAGATCACCACCGACGACCAGATCCAGATCATCCTCGGCACCTTTGGCGACGGACGTCAGGCCCTCGTGTTTGGGGTGAACCCGTTAGGCGTCCAGATGGACGGGACGATCGTCGAGCAGGGCCTGAGCCGCTCCCAAGGTTTTATCGTCTCGTCGGCCGGACGTGAGGCGCCGGACCTCAACCCGGACTACGTCTACCAATCCAAGGGGCGCCTCACCGACTTCGGCTACGAGGTCGAGATTCGAATTCCTTTCAAGTCGCTGCGTTATCAGACTGCCGACGTGCAAAGCTGGCGGCTTCAGGTCGTACGTGAGGTGCAGCATTCCGGACACGAGCAGACCTGGACGCCGGCGAATCGCGCGGGAGCGTCGTTCCTCGCGCAATCGGGCACGATCGATGGCCTCACCAATCTGCGCCGTGGACTCGTCCTCGACATCAATCCCGAGATCACGCAGCACACGTTAGGCGCCGAGACGCCCGACGAGCGGTGGGCCTATGCCGCGGAGCGGCCCGTCGTCGGCGGAAACGTCCGCTGGGGAGCGACCGAGAACATCACCCTCAACAGCACCTTCCATCCGGACTTCTCCCAGATCGAAGCCGATGCCGGCCAATTCGTCTTCGATCCGAGAGCTTCGCTTTTTTTCGCCGAGAAACGGCCCTTCTTCCTCGACGGCATCGAGCAGTTCAATACGCCCAACCAGTTGATCTATACGCGTCGGATAGTGCAGCCCGTGGCAGCCGGGAAACTCACTGGCAAAGAGGGCGGCACCGACATTGCCTTCCTGTCCGCTGTCGACGACCGATCTTCGTCGATATCGGGTCTCGACAATCCCGTGTTCAACATCCTTCGGTTGCAGCGTGGTCTCGGACCGGCGTCGCGTATTGGCCTCACGTATACGGACAAGGTCGACGGAGCCAACTCGAACCGCGTCGCCGATCTCGATTCGCGACTCGTCTTCGCCAAAGTCTGGAGTCTCCAGGCGCAGGCTGCCGGCAGTCGAACGCATACGGCCGCCACGGACGTCACGGCCGACGCTCCGTTGTGGAACACGACGTTGAGTCGCACGGGACGATCATATAGCGCTCGCTACACGTTCAGCGGCATCAGCGATCGTTTCGTCGCCGGCAGCGGCTTCATCAGTAGGTCCAACGTCGCGCACATCGGCGAGGACCAGCAATTCACCTGGTACGGTCGTCCGGGAGCCCTCGTCGAGAGCTTCACGTTCGATCAGTTCAATGACTTCACCTGGCAGTACGCGAAGCTGTTCAATCACGGCGACGCCATCGAGAAGAAGTTTCATTTTTCGACGGGGGCGGCCCTTCGCGGAGGATGGCGGGCAGGCGCCTCCGTGTATTGGGAGACGTTCGGCTTCGACACGGCGCTCTACGGGAACTACTATTATGAGCAAACGCTCAACGGGCGCGTCGACACGGTGAAGTTCGCGGGCGTCTCGCGCATCCCCAATCGCGACTACGTTCTCAATTTCGGTACGCCGACCTGGAACACCTTCTCGGCGAGTCTGCTGCTGATCTTCGGGCAGGACGAAAACTTCTTCGAGTGGGCGCAGGCCGACATCCTGTATGAGAGCTGGACGATGGCCTGGCGCCCGACGCAGAAGCTGCGCGTCGACGGCACCTACCAGCTGCAGGGGTACGTTAGGCGAAGCGATCAGTCGACGGTGCAGATCGGCCGCATCCCGCGGCTCAAAGTAGAATACCAGCTCTCGCGCGCCGTATTCGTCCGCGTCGTTGGCGAGTACGATTCGTCAAAGCAGGCAGCGTTGCGTGACGAGACACGCACATTCGGCCCGATCATTCTGCGCCAGCCCGACGGGTCGTTCGAGCCGGCGTTGGCGTTCGCGAGCAATCGCCTGCGGGCGGATTGGCTCTTCTCGTATCAACCGAATCCCGGTACCGTGCTCTTCGCGGGCTACGGAAGCACGCTGACGGAGCCTGACGCTCTGCGCTTTCGTGCGCTCGACCGCACCAGCGACAGCTTCTTCGTGAAGCTGACCTATCTGTTTCGACTGTGA
- a CDS encoding M20/M25/M40 family metallo-hydrolase, translating into MRRLLPSRFALLAFLSLAGRAAAQAGTEAHTLLSPEERVIVRAVDAENARTLALLQRVVDMNSGTMNFAGVRRVADVLRVELDSLGFTTRWVDGASFHRAGHLVAEHPGPGPKLLLIGHLDTVFEPSSPFQRFERLDDSTARGPGVIDMKGGDVIIIAALRALKSAGILTRLNVTVVYDGDEEDAGTPLSEARRALTEASRGANAAIGFEDGPGDPHLAVISRRGDESWTLRTTGTPAHSSQIFQKDVGAGAVYEATRVLSEFYKQLSGERYLTFNPGLALGGTAVHLDSTGVAGAAEGKSNVVAERMTVVGDLRTISPEQLARAKQTMQAIVAAHLPNTTGDLTFDAGYPPMAPTAGNRRLLTLYDKVSRDLGLWPVTAVDPSKAGAADVSFVPDIVPMKIDGLGLSGRDDHTTKETADLRMLPVQTKRAALLLYRLTTKAPETSDR; encoded by the coding sequence ATGCGTCGACTACTCCCTTCTCGATTCGCGCTCCTTGCGTTCCTGTCGCTGGCCGGGCGCGCGGCTGCACAGGCGGGGACGGAAGCACACACGCTGTTGTCGCCCGAGGAACGCGTGATCGTGCGAGCGGTCGACGCGGAGAATGCACGCACTCTCGCCCTGCTTCAGCGCGTCGTCGACATGAACAGCGGCACAATGAATTTTGCGGGCGTGCGTCGCGTGGCCGACGTGTTGCGCGTCGAGCTCGATTCGCTCGGGTTCACGACGCGCTGGGTGGACGGCGCGTCGTTTCACCGCGCCGGCCACCTCGTCGCCGAGCATCCGGGACCAGGACCCAAGCTGCTGCTCATCGGGCATCTGGATACCGTGTTCGAGCCGAGCAGTCCGTTCCAGCGTTTCGAGCGGCTGGACGACTCGACTGCGCGCGGGCCCGGCGTCATCGACATGAAAGGCGGCGATGTCATCATCATCGCGGCGCTGCGTGCACTGAAGTCGGCGGGCATACTCACGCGACTCAACGTCACGGTGGTGTACGACGGTGACGAAGAGGATGCCGGCACGCCGCTCAGCGAAGCCCGTCGTGCGCTCACCGAAGCGTCACGTGGCGCCAACGCGGCGATCGGATTCGAGGACGGTCCAGGAGATCCGCATCTCGCGGTGATCTCCCGCCGTGGCGATGAGTCGTGGACGCTACGGACGACGGGGACACCAGCGCATTCGTCGCAGATCTTCCAGAAAGACGTGGGCGCGGGTGCCGTTTACGAGGCGACGCGCGTGTTGAGCGAGTTCTACAAGCAGCTTTCCGGCGAGCGTTACCTGACATTCAACCCAGGTCTTGCGTTAGGCGGCACGGCGGTGCATCTCGACAGTACCGGCGTCGCCGGGGCAGCGGAGGGAAAGTCGAACGTCGTCGCCGAGCGCATGACCGTCGTCGGCGATTTGCGGACGATCTCGCCGGAGCAGCTCGCGCGCGCGAAGCAGACGATGCAGGCGATCGTCGCGGCGCACCTTCCGAATACCACTGGGGATCTGACCTTCGATGCCGGTTATCCGCCGATGGCGCCGACGGCGGGCAATCGGCGTCTGCTCACGCTGTACGACAAGGTGAGCCGCGATCTGGGACTCTGGCCGGTGACTGCGGTCGATCCGTCGAAAGCTGGCGCGGCGGATGTGTCCTTCGTGCCGGACATCGTGCCGATGAAGATCGACGGCCTCGGACTTTCCGGCCGAGACGATCACACGACGAAGGAAACGGCAGATCTGCGGATGCTTCCGGTGCAGACGAAGCGTGCCGCGTTGCTGCTCTACCGCCTGACGACGAAAGCGCCGGAGACGAGCGATCGGTGA
- a CDS encoding (2Fe-2S)-binding protein has protein sequence MSISFKVNGKSTTVDVPPDMPLLWVLRDVLDLKGTKFGCGMAQCGACTVHVKGVPTRSCVTPVAAVKGAEVTTIEGLSIDGTHPLQRAWEEVDVPQCGYCQAGQLMSAAALLKQKPNPTDADIDAAMNGNICRCGTYLRIREAIHRAATMPSNPTTQAGRARAASKQ, from the coding sequence ATGTCCATCTCATTCAAGGTGAACGGCAAGTCGACGACCGTCGACGTGCCGCCAGACATGCCCCTGCTCTGGGTGCTCCGTGACGTGCTCGATCTCAAGGGGACGAAATTCGGCTGCGGAATGGCGCAGTGCGGTGCCTGTACCGTGCACGTGAAGGGCGTTCCAACCCGGTCCTGCGTAACGCCGGTTGCAGCGGTGAAGGGCGCCGAGGTGACCACGATCGAAGGATTGTCGATCGACGGCACACACCCGCTACAGCGCGCCTGGGAGGAGGTCGACGTCCCACAGTGCGGGTATTGCCAGGCGGGTCAGCTCATGTCGGCGGCAGCACTGCTCAAGCAGAAACCCAATCCGACGGACGCCGATATCGATGCGGCGATGAACGGGAATATCTGCCGCTGCGGCACATATCTTCGCATCCGCGAGGCGATCCATCGAGCGGCAACGATGCCGTCGAACCCCACGACGCAGGCCGGCCGCGCACGCGCGGCGAGCAAGCAATAG
- a CDS encoding tetratricopeptide repeat protein, producing MFGLIHRSAIVTLAVTTLGMTAHGQRAGTTGRDSIGDAAAALLNEGRTNEARMTLLRAMRGTTRPDLLVTYRLELGDTFVYEGKFQPASQAYNMVISGHDAAGVDSLVRWAHHGLALIDAFNGRLDRAVNHYADALKGRGTLADTIEMLVLTAQHDSAIKAIDRLVASRKDENALQFAQAYRGLSWMNAGHCTQALPEIAKAPHQDRPIPQAVRGRCASKHGQRVDALAIKDSVLKQHVPDPFAWSVLIARDVARKIQ from the coding sequence ATGTTTGGATTGATTCATCGAAGTGCCATCGTCACGCTGGCGGTGACCACGTTAGGAATGACCGCGCACGGTCAGCGTGCCGGAACCACGGGTCGTGATTCGATCGGAGACGCCGCGGCGGCGCTGCTCAATGAGGGCCGGACGAACGAAGCGCGCATGACGCTGCTCCGAGCGATGCGCGGCACGACGCGACCGGATCTGCTCGTGACCTATCGCCTGGAGCTCGGCGACACCTTTGTCTACGAAGGCAAGTTCCAGCCAGCATCGCAGGCGTACAATATGGTGATTTCGGGGCACGACGCCGCGGGAGTCGACAGCCTGGTACGCTGGGCTCATCATGGGCTTGCACTGATCGACGCCTTCAACGGCCGGCTGGACCGCGCGGTAAATCACTACGCGGATGCGCTGAAAGGTCGTGGAACTCTCGCCGATACCATCGAGATGCTCGTGCTCACGGCGCAGCACGACTCCGCGATCAAGGCCATCGACCGGCTTGTCGCGTCTCGCAAGGACGAAAACGCGCTGCAATTCGCGCAGGCGTATCGCGGACTGAGTTGGATGAATGCTGGGCACTGCACGCAGGCCCTGCCGGAGATAGCGAAAGCACCGCATCAGGACCGTCCCATTCCCCAAGCCGTTCGAGGTCGATGCGCCTCCAAGCACGGTCAGCGCGTTGATGCCTTGGCCATCAAGGACTCCGTCCTCAAGCAGCATGTGCCCGATCCCTTCGCGTGGTCTGTGCTCATCGCGCGAGACGTTGCACGCAAGATCCAATGA